The Verrucomicrobiota bacterium sequence TCGACCTGCGGGCCGCCCTTGGAATGTGCCTCGACAGTACCTCCCGCAAAAGCCGCAGCGATCGCCGGTTGCGCGCCGTGCTCACGGAACTGCACACCCATCTCTCGCGCGGCGCCTCGTTCTCGCGAGCTGCCGGCGCGTACCCGGAAGTCTTTGACCAGGTCTCCGTCGGGCTCCTCTCCGCCGGCGAGGAAGGTGGCACCTTCCCGGAGTCGCTGACGAACGTCCGGCGGATCTGGGCGCGCAACGAGGAGTTACGTCACCGGTTGAGCACGATGCTGGTCTACCCGCTCGTGGTGCTCGCCGCGGCGGTCGGCGTCGTCTGGTTGCTCATTACCCGGGTAGTCCCGCAGTTCGTCGCCGTGCTTTCCGAAATGAAGGTGGACCTTCCCTGGCCTACCCGGATGCTGGTTGCAATCTCACAGTTTGTACGGGATGACCCCTGGCTGGTCGGGGGCGCCGCACTGCTGATGATCGCAGGCCTCATGCGCCTTCCCGCCCTGGTCAGAAAGCAACCCAGACTGCACGGGCTCATCCTTCGCCTGCCCGTATTGGGCAAGCTGAACCTCCTGCTGCTCCGCGCGAACTTCTGCCGGACCTTTGCCCAGCTCAAAACCGCCCGGGCCAAAACCACCCACGCCCTCCTGCTCTGCCGTGACCTCAGCTGGAATTTTGAGTACCGCGCGGCCGTGGCTCGCGCCCTCGTACGGGTGCAGCGCGGGGAGGGCTTATCCCGGGCCTTGGCTGATGAAGCGGACATGTTCGGAGACATGATCGCCAACGGAATCAACTTCATGGAAGTTTCCGGGGCGGGTAGCGAAGGGCTGAACCGCCTGACGGAATTGCTCGAACGGGAACTGGACGGCCAGATCAACGTGATGCGACAGGTGCTGGATCCGCTGCTCATCCTTTTCCTCGGGGGTGTTATCGGCGGGATCGTCTTTGCCACGTTCCTTCCAGCCCTCCGGATTTTGCAAAACATCTGATTCAATATTTTTTTCTGTTATTTTATTTTGTTGAAGGCTAACACTGGGGCACCGCGATGGGTTATTCCTTGGTTCATTTCCTGCGCCATTTTCCTTGGAAGTACTACCTGTGTGGAGGGTTATTCCGGGCGAATGAACCGATCATCGCCGTGATCCTGTCCCCGGCCCAATCGCCTGCACTGGTCACCCGCGGGCGGCATGCACTCTGGTACGAGAATGACGTTGCCGTGATGCCTGACCGGCCGCCTTCACCCGAGTCCGGACTGGAGGCCGGACTTTGCCCAGGACGCAGCTTCAGCGCAAGGCTGCTGGCTCGAGGCCGCGCCAAGAACCCTGCGCGTTACGTGTTGCTGCCCGAACTGGCCGTAAACGATTT is a genomic window containing:
- a CDS encoding type II secretion system F family protein yields the protein MPRYEVITQTRKHAPYTRTLAEASSLAELNARLINLNKPIVQVIEPVPTGQKAGKIRVGLRARLLFLQQLETCAYLGVDLRAALGMCLDSTSRKSRSDRRLRAVLTELHTHLSRGASFSRAAGAYPEVFDQVSVGLLSAGEEGGTFPESLTNVRRIWARNEELRHRLSTMLVYPLVVLAAAVGVVWLLITRVVPQFVAVLSEMKVDLPWPTRMLVAISQFVRDDPWLVGGAALLMIAGLMRLPALVRKQPRLHGLILRLPVLGKLNLLLLRANFCRTFAQLKTARAKTTHALLLCRDLSWNFEYRAAVARALVRVQRGEGLSRALADEADMFGDMIANGINFMEVSGAGSEGLNRLTELLERELDGQINVMRQVLDPLLILFLGGVIGGIVFATFLPALRILQNI